In Caretta caretta isolate rCarCar2 chromosome 20, rCarCar1.hap1, whole genome shotgun sequence, a single window of DNA contains:
- the LOC125627815 gene encoding hepatic lectin-like, translated as MDKERLQDELRIFRGKNFLRQKLRSSLTVYVLLALSYLLIVILFVVSLSRVSMLSSQLNEMRKELKRNNSSNDFKLFPCGPEAREWEYFSGKCYYFSLHATSWQRAKELCEEEHSFLAIINSHAKQNFIMYRTRNQRFWIGLSDRNAEGEWKWIDGSDSTTGFTYWKEGEPNNSDQNEDCAHVWTYGEWNDVHCTYECYYICEKPAPP; from the exons ATggacaaggaaaggcttcaagATGAGCTGCGCATTTTTAGAGGTaa GAACTTCCTCCGGCAGAAGCTGAGATCCTCCCTCACAGTCTACGTGCTGCTGGCACTTTCTTACCTGCTGATTGTCATCCTGTTTGTGGTGTCGCTCTCCAGAG TTTCAATGCTCTCTTCCCAACTTAATGAAATGCGCAAGGAGCTGAAACGGAATAACTCCAGCAACGATTTCAAAT TGTTCCCGTGTGGACCTGAGGCCCGGGAATGGGAATACTTCAGCGGGAAATGTTACTATTTCTCCTTGCATGCCACATCTTGGCAGAGGGCGAAGGAGCTGTGTGAGGAGGAGCATTCATTCCTGGCCATCATTAACAGCCATGCCAAGCAG AATTTTATCATGTACAGGACACGCAACCAGCGCTTTTGGATCGGCCTCTCAGACCGGAATGCAGAAGGGGAGTGGAAATGGATCGACGGGAGCGACTCCACAACCGGTTTCAC GTACTGGAAGGAGGGGGAGCCCAACAACAGTGACCAGAACGAGGACTGTGCACACGTCTGGACCTATGGGGAGTGGAACGACGTGCATTGCACATACGAGTGCTATTACATCTGTGAAAAGCCTGCACCTCCGTGA